The Vitis vinifera cultivar Pinot Noir 40024 chromosome 7, ASM3070453v1 genomic interval CCTTTCCCAACAACGGGACCAAGAAATGAACGAGAGGGATGAGGGTTATCCTGCTTTTGGCATGCGCGGAAGCTCGAATGATGGGCAATTAGCTTTGTAGTAGGCCACAGGCCCTTAATGATTCCATCATTATGCTTGGGCTCTCAACCACGCATATGATTCCATCAGACGCTCTTTCATGACCCTGATGAATTTgatttaacaatatttatatctaaaattgcttttaataaaagcgttttttttcttttctttttctttttttaagtattttgagAAGAATTACTCATCATGTAATCATTCAAtaaacactaaaaaaattaacattttaaatagtgttttcatatttttaaaagtattttttaaattttgatagatatttaattttttttaaaaacattttttaagttaaaaatattttttaaaattattatcaaacatatttatttgataatatttttatttaaaatattttgaattgaatattttttgttgaaagtgtttttaagaaaattatctattaaatatttttccaaaaaacacTATGAATAATTTTAGCATCCCTCTCAATCGATGGAATTGGATATTGAACAAATTAGCTTCATGTTTAGGTTGAATTCACATCCACTACCAACCCCAGAACCCTAGCCGACTTGCTTGAGATGCTTAACTTGtccataaaatattataatgaaataaGAGGGAAATATTATAAACAACTTTCCTTCACACCTACACCCTCCACATCTTTTAACATCATACCCATGACATTATCACATTTCACGTTTATTACATGCACTTTTGAGTAGTTACTGCACTCTATTTGACAGGATGAATAAAGAGATGAGCAAAGAAAGCAACACGTGCAAtatcccttttaaaaaatagaaacaccACATGCGCCCTTCTCTtccaccaaaactaaaaacacCAAGGGAGGATCTTTGGCCCCCAGATTAAATACATCATAAAGCACTAAAATGTGTCTGTAAAAGAGAACAAGGAGAGGTAGGTTACAATGTTGCAATGTCCATGCCATTTTCCCCCTTTAGAAAGGCCTCAATTTGTAGAAGTGCCTGAAATGGATTGTAAAACTCGACTTTTAGAAATGCTTCCAAGAGCTTGTATTATGTGTGTGCGTGTGGATAGAgtggaaagagagagagagagaaacctCGATGGCAATAACAGTTGGTGTGAGATTGGTTACGTCTCTGTGACCCAATTTGGCTGCGATCTCTGCGTATAGCGGAAACAAATTTACATTCTTCAGTATTTACAAAGTAAatgctccaaaaaaaaaaaaaaaacggtggTTGTGTGTGGAATTCAGATGGAGGAGTGGTTTGGGAATTGAATATGACAAGCATCATGTGCCATGGATTGTCATCAAGAGATTCTGAAAATCCCAATCTTAAAACCTACCAGGAAGTATTGGAGAAAGGCAAACTATTAAAACTTTGGAAAGTGTTTCCAAAAACAATTtgaagaacaatttttgaaaactcttctttaatgttttatagaataatAGTCTATTTGGAGATTTGAAATGTTCTTTACAcattttctatctttttcaatatatttaaaaaatattttttatatttttaatcattctccatatttatatatttattttttaaaacaatctttaaaaagtaaatgaaaacaattaaaatatgttatctaaaaacactttattttctgtttttaaaaacaaaaaattgttttctattatttgatataaaaaacaGGGCTTAAGCTTCTAGGCTCCAAGATCTCTAAGATGGAATTGTTCAAAAGTTGAGTCCTACGAAAACAAGAAGATGAAGGGTTCAGGCAAACATACCTTCCAGGGAAACCCTAGCATTGGCGTTGGCATATGCATCACCCCTTTCCTTCCAAAGGTTGGATAGACGCGTGAGAGTCTGCAGTGGAGTTGACAGAAGTAGTGGAAATAGATCCAGACTTAATTGATTACACATGAAATCTAATCCAAAAGAGCCATCCTGGTGGATGCACCCAGTGTAGCAGTAAAGCACTAAAGCTACTTACCCTATTGTAAGCATCACCAGAATCATGATGCAAAAGGGGTCGAGAATTAGTTCCTACAGCTGAGATTCTCCGCGCCAGGGCTTCCAAAGGTACATCTAACCAGACACTAATTCCTTTTGCCATGTATTTCCTGATTCACCAGAAGCAGTGTTAGTTTGCACGACTAACATGTGCACTGCAAATCCAACCATACAAACAGAAAATACAAGAGATTTGCTACCATTATTTCCATTGTCATACCAGTTGATAGGCCGAATAACAGCACCTCCACCAGTGGAAACAACCATATGGTGCGTTAAAGACAGTTTCTGCAATGTCTCACTCTGAAAAGCAAAAGTGTAATCATTAacttttgatttcaataatgGAAGGAGGAATTGCCAGCAGATATATAAAGTTGGATGGTAAATATAAATGATGGTGGAACTAATGCTATTTGCTTTTAGTTATTAATAATTGTAGAAGACCAACAGATACAAATACAACAACTCTAAAAGAAGTTCAAATTTTGGTTGCTTATTTATTTGACTTTAAATACATGTTGagaaatacaattaattaatcatacaaTAAAACGAGAGCctaatcattttaaatattctGTGAAACGGTGTGAGGGGTGCAGAAGAGGGTGAGAGAGAAGAAGAGACAGAGAGACAGGTACCTCTTTATTTCTGAAGAAGCCCTCGCCATAGAGGTTAAATATTTCAGCTACAGAAGTTCCCTTGACAGCCAGCTCCACCAATGTGTCACTGAGGCACCCCAAACACAGTGCAATCTCAATATTATTTGTAAACTGCCAGTCAAGTGGACTCTTTGCACAGTAACTGGCATTTCATgcaggaagtggtacctctagAAGGTCCCAACTCCAACCCAAGGATCTAATGCCCCAGAAGTAGACAAAATGCCCTGAGATGGGGAACCCCCAACCATACCAACATTCACTGCTATTTACTAAGTGTGTCATCTAACAATACTCTACATGAAGTGAAAATTTTGTTCGTCACTACTTAAATGTTTTTGCAAGAGAACAGAAATGAGCAAGCATGGTTCAAACCTGTCGCAAAATGAATAACCAAGCACTTCTGACAAAATCTTGCCAATAGTTGTTTTTCCAGAACCCATCATCCCTGCATTTCAAGTACAATCTAGTCAACTACAAGAGCAACTTAAACATGACTAACTACGAAATCTAAAGGGCGTAGATACAGGAACTGACCAACAAGATATACACAGCGTCCATCTATATACGGCAGAATCTCTTGTGACTTATTCTGCAATTTTATTAACTTCAAATCAGATGAATGCACAAAACCATCTTAGAGAACCCAATAACACTAAGcccaatatttcattttttaaggcCATTCTTCATAAAACCATTTATCACATACAATGCCAAAATACTAGTGAACAAGAAAGGGTGAAGCTCAATATAAAAGATCAAACTGGGCATCATTCCATACCTTCAAAATCAAAGCCTCGTCTAAAGAAGGAGGAAAACTTCCAGATTCCAATATTGGagctacaaaaataatattagaaataaactgtcaacaatcaaaatgaggAAGGGTGTTACAGAAAACCATGAGAATGCAGACCTTATTCCTCATTTCAAGAAACTTTTTCTTTGCTCTAACATtgaaattagatttttatctcaagCATAGCAGATGAAAGCATTTCTTAATAGGAAGACATGACACAAAAGAAAATACTACATAACTTCGAAATAATAATGCACTTAAATATGCCCAATAGTAGTTCGTGCAAGTCCTTCACAaacaaaatccaagaaaaataaaagtaaaaaacaataaaaaaataaaaatgttgatcatacAAATATTTCTTGGCAACATTATGGCTGAAACATCTCTAGTCCAAAATGTCTAGAGCACAAGTACCACTATTTTCACATAAGCCATCTGCCTCCCATCAGTAAGATTGCTCCATATGTAAGGGATTCTATACCAAATTTCTAATCATCCATACATCCATATTTGTTAGCAGTAACTCTTTTCCATATGCTATTAGTCTCTTTACTGAACTTCACAAGCAATTTAGTTAGCACATTTTGCTTGCAGCTGTCTGTTACACACTGAATCTGATATCATCATGCCGTTTACCATCTAGCCAGATGACATAATGGAACACCTTCCGGTTATTCTACACAAAGTCTGAAATTCCTTAACCCTATAAGAAATTGACATAGAAATGGTGAACCATAAAAGGACAAAAACTTTTATAAGCATTAACATATGACCTGTGAAGAAATAGTATTTCAATGATTCAAGTCctcaaagaaaatttttctCAGCCACCTAGATCTCTACTGGAATTCCTAAAAGGATAGTCTTGGCCAACTTCCAATGCTGTCACCTCCTCTTAAAAAAGCCATCATCCAGCTAGGGATATGATCCTCTGCTTTTATCCCCTTCCTATTGCCATGAAATTCACTTCTCTGCTTCAGCAATTTCCCTCTTAAAAGGTCCACAGAAAAGTTTTAAGAATCAATCCTCCATCCCTACTTTCAGAAGGATTGGGGCAGAGTACCAACTACCAAGATGAGCagaattttatataaaaacagcccaaaaataatattctcATAATAATGAACTTTTCAAGAAGATACCACAAATCCTATCAATGTTATCTTGTTGAACTTCACAAGAAGATACTATAGATCCTATCAATAAAGGTGAATCACAGTACCATGTACAAAAGAAGAATCAAAATCCTAGTGAGAGTTAGATTTGATTTctttaattatgaattttttttattcctattctcattctaaaaaacaatccaaacaCAGGGTTAAGGATCCAAAATCATGAGGAGGGGACACtgcaattaaaatttaaaattacagtaccatcttttataaacattttttgaaaaaaaaaaaaatctaagaaacctttttttttttttttttttttttcatttttcaagtttCAAGTAATCcacaaataaaatgaattgtTGATCATCAATCATGTAGCTAATATGTAACCAATAAAATGTGTCATAATTACCTGGAAAATTTCTGTAAGAACCAGAAGCCTCCAACGCAACATGTTTTTGCCAATTCGAAGTTCTTCTAGGTTGAAAATGACAAGAAATAGGATGCCCGTGCTGCTCTCTTAATTTCTGAGAGAACGGCAAAGAAACACTCGGTCTCCTCGCGAATTTATCCGTGTCAATACATGCAGAAAATTGCATCTTTAGCGCAATTTTGGCCTCCATTCTTCTTTTACAACTCCTAAATCCTCAAACAACTCGATTTCACTGCAACATCAATCAACTTTCAAGTAAATTGACAGTTATGGAAAGGATTTCGCTGCAAAAACGTAGACGTTCCATCAATTGATCATAAAAACATGACTTTTAACCCTAACATCCCGTTTGGCTGCCGAGAAAAGTCCAGAATTTTACAATAAATTGGGGGTCGGAGATGGCGGTTATAAGTTTCCAATTTGTCTATTTTCTTCTCCTCTCCCCAATTTCTCACCGACCAATCAGGACATTAGCCGCAACTAATGCAGATCGAATACAGAGATAAGCTCAAAAACATGATTCAATTTCGCAGAACTCATTGTCAGAGGTTAATAGCCTTAACATTCAGCCCCGGTTCTGCtgtaaaaaatttatgaaaaataaaaaacatcccCGAAAAAGCCCTTCAACCTCAAAAccgaatccaaaaaaaaaaatgttcatttgACTGAGCTTTTGTGAATTCCccaatattcaaaatatttctcGTCCCGGAAACCAACCAGAGGCAAATGATCCAGAATTTCAAAACCCAATATAAACTTTTAAAGAGAgagataattttattattcaaaccaaaaaaaaaaaactgaatttAGAGAACATACCAGAAAAATGAATCACTCAGATTgaagagaataaaagaaagatTGCAAAAAACTGAAGCAGACGCCTCTCTTATTTCAGCTGTTTCAATGTTTCTATGTCGTTCGCTTTCTAAGTTCCTATAGATATATGGTAGGCGGCGCGAGGCCACCTACCACTGATGTACGGGTATTCGTTGCCTCCGGCCCTCCTTTAAATTTACGAGGCCACCTACCACTGATGTACGGACAATCGTTGCCTCCGGCCCTCGACTCTTAGAATGCGTTCGGTGTTTTAAAGaactgaaaatttttatctttaagttACAACTTGCAAGATAAAAAGGAACGCTAAACAAGCtacaacaatttaaaaattatggcaattttagaaaacatttctcTTCTCAATCTATGTTGGGTGCAATATATTTGAaagttatctttaaaaaaaaatgattattataatataactttaatttttttagtgaaggagaaaaacaattttcaattgaTACAAAGTGTCCCAAATTTagtcataattttaaaaccatgtattttaataaatatttcaaaaattatatattttttttctaaatcccTAATATATAATATGGATGTATCacaatgaaaatacaaagtactaatattaaaattagtaatAGTCTATCTTTGTATTATATATCGGATATTATAATGAGACTCTTAAATTTAAGGATATTATTTaatgtgatatttttttttcctttttgtaggaaaaaaaaaaaattaagggccCTTCTTatagtaatattttattttaataaaataattattagtataatcaaataatatagttaaaaataaaagttgtatgattttttttaattgaatgtcGTTTTTGTTTAAGTGTGCCTCAAAGTGATTTTAGAATAATGAagtgtttcttttaaaaaatattataaatgattttttaatatattcttttttt includes:
- the LOC100262762 gene encoding shikimate kinase isoform X2 — encoded protein: MEAKIALKMQFSACIDTDKFARRPSVSLPFSQKLREQHGHPISCHFQPRRTSNWQKHVALEASGSYRNFPAPILESGSFPPSLDEALILKNKSQEILPYIDGRCVYLVGMMGSGKTTIGKILSEVLGYSFCDSDTLVELAVKGTSVAEIFNLYGEGFFRNKESETLQKLSLTHHMVVSTGGGAVIRPINWKYMAKGISVWLDVPLEALARRISAVGTNSRPLLHHDSGDAYNRTLTRLSNLWKERGDAYANANARVSLEEIAAKLGHRDVTNLTPTVIAIEALLQIEAFLKGENGMDIATL
- the LOC100262762 gene encoding shikimate kinase — protein: MEAKIALKMQFSACIDTDKFARRPSVSLPFSQKLREQHGHPISCHFQPRRTSNWQKHVALEASGSYRNFPAPILESGSFPPSLDEALILKNKSQEILPYIDGRCVYLVGMMGSGKTTIGKILSEVLGYSFCDSDTLVELAVKGTSVAEIFNLYGEGFFRNKESETLQKLSLTHHMVVSTGGGAVIRPINWKYMAKGISVWLDVPLEALARRISAVGTNSRPLLHHDSGDAYNRTLTRLSNLWKERGDAYANANARVSLEEIAAKLGHRDVTNLTPTVIAIEALLQIEAFLKGENGMDIAT
- the LOC100262762 gene encoding shikimate kinase isoform X1 is translated as MEAKIALKMQFSACIDTDKFARRPSVSLPFSQKLREQHGHPISCHFQPRRTSNWQKHVALEASGSYRNFPAPILESGSFPPSLDEALILKNKSQEILPYIDGRCVYLVGMMGSGKTTIGKILSEVLGYSFCDSDTLVELAVKGTSVAEIFNLYGEGFFRNKESETLQKLSLTHHMVVSTGGGAVIRPINWKYMAKGISVWLDVPLEALARRISAVGTNSRPLLHHDSGDAYNRTLTRLSNLWKERGDAYANANARVSLEEIAAKLGHRDVTNLTPTVIAIEVSLSLSFHSIHTHTHNTSSWKHF